The following are encoded together in the Streptomyces tsukubensis genome:
- a CDS encoding D-2-hydroxyacid dehydrogenase family protein gives MPEIRRVAILDDYQHTADRYADWESLPEGSRLTWFHKHLGDHEEVIAALEPFDVVVAMRERTPFPAEVLDRLPNLRLLVTTGPANAAIDTAAAARRGIVVSGTRGAGLTSTAELTWGLLHALTRSLPAEERGLREGGWQRTVGRDLYGARLGVIGLGGVGGRVARVGVAFGMDVVAWSAHLDPDHARALGVTPVTQRELLTTSDVVTLHVRLSPRTVGLIGAEELALMRRDALLVNTSRAPVVDERALLAALHAGTLGGAALDVHVTEPLPTDSPWYGAPRTVLTPHLGYVTADAYEVFYRDALDDILAYAADEPVRLITP, from the coding sequence ATGCCTGAGATCCGCCGAGTGGCGATCCTGGACGACTACCAGCACACGGCGGACCGGTACGCCGACTGGGAATCCCTGCCGGAAGGCTCCCGACTCACCTGGTTCCACAAGCACTTGGGCGACCACGAGGAGGTGATCGCCGCGCTGGAGCCGTTCGACGTGGTCGTGGCCATGCGCGAACGCACCCCCTTTCCCGCCGAGGTGCTCGACAGGCTGCCGAACCTGCGCCTGCTGGTGACCACGGGCCCCGCCAACGCGGCCATCGACACGGCCGCGGCGGCGCGGCGCGGAATCGTCGTGTCGGGCACTCGCGGAGCGGGACTGACCTCGACGGCCGAGCTGACCTGGGGGCTCCTGCACGCCCTGACCCGCTCGCTCCCCGCAGAGGAGCGCGGGCTGCGCGAGGGCGGCTGGCAGCGGACCGTCGGCCGTGACCTGTACGGCGCCCGCCTGGGCGTGATCGGCCTTGGCGGCGTGGGCGGTCGCGTGGCCCGGGTCGGGGTCGCCTTCGGCATGGACGTCGTCGCGTGGAGCGCCCACCTCGATCCCGACCACGCGAGAGCGCTGGGCGTCACACCCGTCACCCAACGGGAACTGCTGACCACCTCGGACGTCGTGACGCTGCACGTCCGGCTCTCCCCACGCACCGTCGGTCTCATCGGCGCCGAAGAACTCGCCCTCATGCGGCGGGACGCGCTGTTGGTCAACACCTCCCGGGCGCCCGTCGTCGACGAGCGGGCGCTGCTGGCCGCGCTGCACGCGGGAACGTTGGGCGGCGCCGCCCTGGACGTCCACGTCACCGAGCCGCTGCCCACCGACTCGCCCTGGTACGGAGCCCCGCGAACGGTCCTCACCCCACACCTCGGCTACGTCACCGCCGACGCCTACGAGGTCTTCTACCGCGACGCACTGGACGACATCCTCGCCTACGCCGCCGACGAACCGGTCCGCCTCATCACGCCATGA
- a CDS encoding MBL fold metallo-hydrolase, whose product MTASEQTATAHPQHDPADDSGGRMPQLWTRTLGELTITYVPDAGVHMIPTRVYPASADEDWAGHVPHITDAGHLAMGCGALLVERDGKRLLLDAGHGRISGEDIEHFQHGFDHVQDLPGHLRDLGVDPATLDTVAFTHLHDDHTGWARPDAVDDPRSLFPHARWLVGEGELEGLDPAAGARLAGQSERATAVADGTEIAEGIRGWALPGHTTGHTAWVLDTGDGRRVVAFGDAMHSPVQVQHPDWEVVLDHDRAQAERSRRELVEFMAKDEVYGIGVHFADQQLGTVDDTGRWRPWDDNKDKR is encoded by the coding sequence ATGACCGCGAGCGAGCAGACCGCCACCGCCCACCCGCAGCACGACCCCGCCGACGACTCGGGGGGCCGCATGCCGCAGCTGTGGACGCGGACCCTGGGTGAACTCACCATCACCTACGTCCCCGACGCCGGCGTCCACATGATCCCCACGCGGGTCTACCCCGCCTCCGCGGACGAGGACTGGGCGGGTCACGTCCCGCACATCACGGACGCGGGTCATCTGGCGATGGGCTGCGGCGCGCTGCTCGTCGAGCGCGACGGGAAGCGCCTGCTGCTGGACGCCGGCCACGGCCGCATCTCGGGCGAGGACATCGAACACTTCCAGCACGGCTTCGACCACGTACAGGACCTTCCCGGTCACCTGCGCGACCTGGGCGTCGACCCGGCCACGCTGGACACGGTCGCCTTCACCCACCTGCACGACGACCACACGGGATGGGCGAGGCCGGACGCCGTGGACGACCCGCGCAGCCTGTTCCCCCACGCGCGCTGGCTCGTCGGGGAGGGCGAGTTGGAGGGTCTCGACCCCGCCGCGGGCGCACGGCTGGCCGGGCAGAGCGAACGGGCCACGGCCGTCGCGGACGGGACAGAGATCGCCGAGGGGATACGCGGCTGGGCGCTGCCAGGACACACCACAGGGCACACGGCCTGGGTACTCGACACCGGTGACGGCCGCCGGGTCGTGGCCTTCGGCGACGCCATGCACTCACCCGTCCAGGTCCAGCACCCCGACTGGGAGGTCGTCCTCGACCACGACCGCGCCCAGGCGGAGCGGTCACGGCGTGAACTCGTGGAGTTCATGGCCAAGGACGAGGTCTACGGCATCGGTGTGCACTTCGCCGACCAGCAACTCGGCACCGTCGACGACACCGGCCGCTGGCGCCCGTGGGACGACAACAAGGACAAGCGGTAA